The segment TGGTTTGGCTCTTTTTATTGCTGCTGATGCTTAGCTGAGCTATTTTAAGGAGTGACTGTTATGACGGGCAACGTATTGAGAAAACATGGGGGAAATATAAGAGCAGTGGTATCAAGATACGGTGCCAGGGAGTACTTGGATTTCAGTGCTAACATTAACCCTTTGGGTTTGGTTTCGGGAGTAGCGAAGGCTTTGCGGAAGGGACTGGATGAAATAGTACATTACCCCGAACCGGAAGACGATGCTTTATCCCACGCAATATCAAAATTTTTAGGGGTCAGACAACAAATGGTAATGTGCGGCAACGGGGCCTCCGAATTAATATATTTAGTGGCCAGACTGAAACAAGTCAAGAGAGCAGTTATCCCTCAACCCACTTTCAGTGAATATCAGCTGGCAGCGGAAGCAGCCCAAGTACCTATCGTTTTACCAAATTTAGCTGCCGCTCAGGGTTTTCAATTTACCATGCAGCTCCTAAAAGAAAAGTTGACAGCGGGAGATATGCTTTTTCTCTGTAATCCCAATAATCCCGTGGGCAATGTCATTCCTCTTCGGGAAATGATAAACGTTATTGAATTTTGTGAGGCCCATGGGGTCACGGTGGTGGTGGATGAGTCCTTTAGGGACTTCGTTAGCAATATGCCCTCGGTTATACCCTATGCAGCTCAGTATAAGTGTCTGGTGGTCATTTACTCCATGACAAAATTCTTTGCATTACCGGGCCTGAGATTGGGATGTGCAGTGGCAGACCCCCAGATAATGGATGAAATAAAAGAGTTACGTGACCCTTGGAGTGTAAATGTGCTGGCTCAGATTGCCGGGAAACAAGCGCTGCAAGAAAAGAACTATATTATCCGCTCAAAGAAGTTGGTGGAGACGGAAAAGGAATACCTTTTCGGCGGCCTGAAAGAGGTTCCCGGCCTTCAACCATACTATCCTGCTGCCAATTACATTTTCGTGGATGTCAGCGGCACGGGGCTGGCCTCCACAGCACTGCGAAAATTATTGATTAATGAGGGAATCGTGATTAGGGACTGTAGCACATATCCTACGTTAAATACAGGTTATATAAGAGTGGCAGTCAGGTTGAGGGAAGAGAACCATACCTTGCTGTGCGCATTAAATAAAGTGCTAAGGGACCCCGCCAAAGTTCAGCTGCCCGAAGGAGATATACAGCGGTCAAACGCAGAGCATAAAAATAGTTGGCAAAGTCGTAACGAAATAGGGGCGGATAAGGGATAACATGGATAAAACATTTCCGATACAACTTATCTTAAAAAATAAAAATTGTCTAGTTATAGGTGGGGGTCAGGTGGCGGCACGTAAGATAAAGGCCTTGTTGAGGTGTGGCGCATTAATTCAGGTGGTTAGTCCCAGCGCGGTTAAGTACATTAATGATATGGCCGCCGAAGGGCGTTTGCGGTGGATACCCAGGAAATATAAACCTAATGACCTGGAGGGAATAACCCTGGTTTTTTGTACTACAGATTACAAAAAACTTAACAGCACGGTTGCTAACGAATGTATGAAGCTAGGCATTTGGGTTAATGTCGCCGACAGTGCTAAAGAATCAACTTTCTTTATGCCGGCCATGATGTATCAAGGGGATTTAACCATAACGGTATCTACTAACGGTGCCAGCCCCGGATATGCGGCAAAGCTTCGTAAACAGTTTGAAGACGAATTTGGCCCTGAATATAAAGAGTACTTGTTGCTAATGAGAAGGTTAAGGAAACGAATAATCGCTGAGATGCCTGACCAGGAGCGACGACGTGCTGTCTTTGCCGCTTTAGTAGAGTCTGACCTACCGGAGCTGATTAAAAACGGAGAAGCTAACAAAATTGAAGAACGAATTAAGGAATGTATCTCTACCCGTAAGTTTGACCATTAGTTAGTCTGGGTTACTTAAGAGGATGTTCAAAAAATCCATCGCAGGTGAGCGGCGAATTTCTACGTTGCTCAGTATTTGAGACTGCTCACGTACGCCACCAGTACGCTCCGCGTCTCTTAAAGAAGACTTGCCAGCTTTGCTGGCTTAGTCGCGTTAATGCCCTTGGGTGAAATACTTCGCGCCTTGAACTTCTTGCTCCTGCTACGATGGCCTTTTTGAACACGTACTTTAAGGATTGAAAAAGTGGACTTAAAGTTTAAAATCAAGAATTTATCAGGAAGTGGAGGAAAGGTAATGGGGGGAAAAGTTTATTTAGTAGGAGCTGGGCCGGGTGACCCCGACCTTATTACAATTAAGGGACAACGTTGTATAAAGGAAGCAGACGTACTTATTTATGACCGGTTAGTAGCGCCTGAGCTGCTAAACTATGCTCGGCCAGAATGCAAAATGATTTATGCAGGCAAATCTCCGGAAAAACATGTTATGAATCAAATTGAGATAAACGGCCAGTTATTGTCTTATGCACGTCAAGGGCTGGTAGTAACAAGATTAAAAGGAGGAGACCCATTTGTGTTTGGGAGGGGAGGCGAAGAGGCTCTTGCCTTGGCTGAAAAAGGGATACCATTTGAGGTGGTTCCAGGGGTAACAGCCGCCGTTGCTGTTCCGGCTTATGCGGGGATACCTCTTACCCACCGTACCATTAATTCATCTGTCGCCATTGTTACGGGCAACGAGGACCCCCAAAAAGAAAAGTCAGGGATACCATGGGCTCAATTGGCGGGCATGGAAACTCTTGTAATAATGATGGGTCTTAAGAACTTGGAAAGGATTTCTTTACACTTGATCAATGAAGGTAAGGATCCTATCACACCTGTAGCGGTAATCCAATGGGGTACTACTTCAAAACAACGAACAATAGTTGGTACATTGGGCAGCATCGCCAATGATGTTCGGAGAGTGGGAATAACTCATCCTGCAGTAGTAGTGATTGGTGACACTGTAAAGCTAAGGGATCAGTTGCAGTGGGTTGAAGAATAGCTGTTATTAGCTAGTAGCGACGGCACAATCTAATATGCCAAAAAGACAGTGCGTAAATTTGTTTCACTTCTTTATCAAACCCAGTGAATGTACCCCCAGCAGCTGGTGTTTAGGTATACAAATATACATCTTTTTTCATAAAGATTGCATTTGAGGAACTTAACCTTATCAATAACTTCGTAAAGTATGGGAAACTAAGGGATGGGTTCTAAAATATTTTATTACAGTGACATAATTAGACTTGGAACGCCATAAAAGGTAACTCAGTCAGCCCCAGTCATTTGATTGGGGCTTATATAATGTGGTCAATAGAAAAAAACACAGTGGGAATAAAAAGGAAAAAAGAGGAATTATCTTGCAATATGTTGAAGGATTTTCTAGAAGTATTTTGTTTAGAACATACCAAGTCTTAGAGAACGTTAAGCTGCGCATTATCCATAATATGCCTATATGAATTGCCCAAATTAAGAGCATGAGAATGAAAAGCATGAATTGTTCATGTAATTTGCCCCTCTGTTCTTGACAAAAACCTTGGAGGGGAGTATTATTATTTTAAACATTATTTCGAGAAACGAAATATTTGGAGGGGGAAGAAATGACTGGTTTAGAGGATCTACTGAATTTGTTTATTGAAAATGCTAAAAAGCTCTTTTTCCCTGAAGAATGGGTTAAGCTGGACTTAAACTTCTCTAAGTCGGAGATTTTTACCATGCTGCTTTTGGACAAAAGAGAGGAAATTACTATGACAGAGCTTGTTAGTAATATTAATTCTCCCATGAGTACGGCTACGGGGCTAATTGATAGGCTTGTAAAGAAAGGCTATGTCCAGAGGGATAGGAGTGAAACGGACAGACGCTTAGTGGTCCTGACGTTGACAGAAGAAGGTTCGCAGTTGATTAAAAGACTGAAGGAAATGATATCTGAGTATATTAACATGATAGTTGACGACTTGACCGAGGAAGAAGTTCAGTTTTTAACACGAATCATTCTAAAGATAATGCAAAACTTGCAGACTACGTTGGACAATACGAAGACTAAGGTCCAAGCTGAGGAAGATATCAAGAATATTGACATCGAATAAACTGCCCATGTTAGATGGGCTTTTTATGAACCATATATTTCGTATTAAGTAATATTCGTCTAAGGAATTAAATGTTAAAAAGGGGGCTAAATTATGAGAATCATACTGTATACCGGTAAGGGCGGGGTTGGCAAAACCAGTATCGCTGCCGCGACTGCGGTAGAAAGTGCGGAGCAGGGACTAAAAACACTGGTGGTTAGTACCGATCCTGCTCATAGCCTTGGGGATTCATTTGACATGAAACTTTCACATGAGCCGCTGGAAATAAAAGAAAATCTTTGGGCTCAGGAAATAGATTCAATTCATGAAGTTGAAGAAGGTTGGGGGAAGGTCCAGAAGTATTTAACGGAGCTTTTGACGGCAAAGGCTGTAAAGGATATCACAACCCAGGAATTGACCGTGTTTCCGGGTATGGAAGATTTGTTAAGTCTGTTGAGGATACTTAAATACTATAAGGAAGGCAGGTTTGACGTTATTATTATTGATTGTGCGCCAACTGGCGAAACACTTGCCCTGTTGAGTTTTCCGGAAATGCTACGGTGGTGGATGGAAAAGTTGTTTCCAATGAAGAAAAAAGCCATTAAAGTTGTCGGGCCGGTTGCCGAATCTATTATGAAAATTCCGATGCCGTCAGGTCAAGTTCTCGATGAAATTGATAATATGTATTATCAGTTGGATGAAATGAAACAAATATTCTGCGACAGGGATACTACAAGTGTCAGGATTGTGGTGAATCCGGAAAAGATGGTTATCAAGGAAGCCCAACGAAGCTTTACTTATCTGAACATTTACGATTTTAACGTAGATGCAGTGGTAGTTAATCGGGTAATACCGGATAATGTAACGGATGATTATTTTCAGGTGTGGAAGGATATCCAAAAGAAATACAAGGAAGATATTATTGACAGCTTTAGTCCCATACCTATCTATCGTGCACCGCTCTTTGAAACTGAGGTTGTTGGGTTAGATATGCTTGCTAGGATGGCTAAGGAGGTTTTTGGTAAAGAAAATCCTGTGGAAATTAAATACAATGGTAGGGCACAGAAAGTGTATAAAGATGGAGAGGATTATATTATGGCTATAGAGCTACCGTTCATGGATAAACAGGATCTATCTCTGAACCAAAAAGGTGATCAGCTTATTATCAAGGCAGGAAAAATCAAAAGGAATATTACATTACCGAGGACTCTTTTGAACTATTCGGTTACAAGAGCCAAATTCGAGGAGGAAGTACTTAAAATATGGTTTGGGAGTGACCAAGATGAATGAAACTTTGATAAAAGAACTAATCAAGTACAAGCTAGGTGCTGCAGAAACAATAGTGGACCATTTGCCCAAAACATTATCTGCCGGCTTAAAGGAACTGGGCCAGATAGTTTTTGAAGGTATCAATGAACGTTATTCAGATAATACAGATAAATTCTCAAGGAAGCCAGCGGATAAACTTAACAGCGTCCCGATAGAGTAGAGCAATAGAAGGGCAGAGGGACAGTACAAAGATTGTAGTGACGTAACTAAAAAGGAACACCAGTCAGCTCCAATCACTTGATTGGGGCTTTGAAAATGCAATTAGGCAATTATATTAGCAGTAAAAGGAAAAAAGAGGAATTATATTGCAATGTGTTGAAGCGTTTTCTAGAAGATTGTGTCTAGCAAATTATCCGAAGTTAGGCGTAAAAAAACTCAAACCCAATTTTTTAAGTTTGAGTAATTATATGAGAGTTCTTTGCGGATTTATTACTTACCTAACTTTGGATAATTACATAGTACGAAACCGCTGTTATAAGTAGCCTCTCGCTATGGGGATTGAATATTTTATCTCCTGTCTTTTTTTATGACTTAAACATCATCTTGACATACCGAAATATGATTTAAAATATGAGTGGATACCACCATCTTTGAGATTTGATATTTTCAAGGCATTAATAGAAGGATGCGAAAGTAGTGTACAAGAGTATTGTTTATATAGAGATGGAGCCGTCAGTATAAATAAACCAACGGTGCGATTGTATTCCGTAGAAGACATAGAAGAACGTTATAACCCGGACTTATTCATTCAGATGCTAATAGATTTAGATTGGCACGAAATGTTATCAATTATAGAATTTTACTTAGATGTTGGACCTATTGATGCTGACGAAGTTAATCAATTATTTGAATATCATAAGGTTGCATATAGAATTGAGTCAGGCTACTTGGGATCAAAAGATCAAGTAGTTGTTTATTATTCAGAGCTAATTGATGATAATAATCAAGTTCTTGATATTGACATACCTTACAAAGCTGTAAAAGAATCAATAGAAGCTGCTCGAAACTATCTTACTAATCCACAAAATATTGATATTGCAAATTCCATTAAGTCTTCGGTTAACGCTGTAGAAGGGTATCTTAAAGGATATTTTTCTGATAAAGGGAAAAAGCTCGGTACACTTGGTGATTGTATTAAAGAATTAAAGAACGATAATTCTTATCCAACAAACATAATTAGTTGTCTTAAGCAGTTATACATTTATAGGAATCAGACTGATGACCTTCTCCCGCTAAAATAGACACCGAAAATGGCGGATATTCTCCCGTTCACAGAGTTTTTGGCCGCCCTTGACATGGAGCCTCTGGGCCTATGTTTCTGAGAGGACGGAGGCAGGCCAATAATGCTGCCCTCTTGCCGGAGAGGCTAACACAGGCCCTTCTCCATGTAAAGGGCTGCGCAAGCGTCCAAAAACATGCTCAGGATTACGCGGCAGTTTGTGAAAACAACTGCTCATATTCAACTGGTGACATATACCCAAGGGCGGAATGTAGCCGGCTACGGTTGTAAAAAACTTCGATGTATTCAAATATTGCTTGGCGAGCTTCAGCCCTTGTTCTGAAGCGGATGCCATAGATTAATTCCTGTTTGAGTGTACCAAAGAATGATTCCATGCATGCATTATCATAGCAGTTACCCTTACGGCTCATGCTAGGTACCATATGATAATCTTTAAGGGCTTGTTGGTATTCGTAACTGGCATACTGACTACCCCTGTCTGAATGATGGATTAACCCTGCTTGAGGGCGATATCGACGATGTGCTTGTCTTAGCGCACCCAGTACTAGCTTTCGAGTCATAGTCTTATCCATAGCCCAACCAACAATCTTACGGTTAAACAGGTCTTGTATGGTTGCAAGATAAAGCCATCCTTCGTTTGTAGGGATATAGGTAATATCAGCAACCCAGACGTTGTTCGGCCTATCCACATTGAAGTCTTGGTTGAGTAAGTTTCCGGCAACAGGATAATTGTGTTTGGAATTAGTCGTAGCCTTGAATCTCCTTTTGGTTTTAGCGACAATTCCATTTTCCCGCATGAGGCGGGCAACACGCTTTGGGCTACATCTAACGCCCTGTTTTTGAAGTACCCTGGTTATCCTGGGGCTGCCGTAAGTACCTCGAGAGTCTTTGTGTATTTCACGGATCTTTTTTAGCAAATATTTATCCCGACGTTTTCGGTCACTTTCTGGTCGTTTGAGCCAAGCATAATAACCGCTTCTAGAAACCTCTAGTACTCGGCACATCTTCTGCACCCGAAACTTGAAGCGGTGCTGATAAATGAACTCATATATTATTTCTGGCGCTTTGCGAAGATGGCCGTGGCCTTTTTTAGAATAGCGTTTTCCTCTTGCAGATCATCGATTATTTTCTTTAGACGTTTGATTTCTTCGTCTTCTGTCCTTTGGTTGCCGCTGCCAGGGAAAGCGTCGCCTTTGTGCTCTTTGTACTGGCGTATCCACTTATAGAGGGTATTTTCATGAATACCCAGTTCTTGAGCTACTTTCCTTACTGGACGATCCAAATCCAGAACCAGCTTCACGGCTTCTTCTTTAAAGTTTTTGTCATATTGATTCATGACGGATACCTCCAATGGCTTTATTATACCAGCCATTTGCTGTGTCCATCAAAGTGGGTTAGGGTTACTGAGAATGTTGGACATGGGGATCCAGATTATGGGGAAATGGATAAGGAAGATGCCTTACTTTGTAATGAAATGGCAATTTCCTTCATTAATTACTTCTACCGGAAGACTATAACCTAAATCCGTGATAACATTTTGAGATACAAGATGAGAGGAATATTACCGTTATAAAACTTAGATGAGTGATTAAAGAGAGGTCTTCCCAGTATCTTTATACCAAAATAATAAAATATTGTCGAGCCTAATTACCCATAATGATTTTTTGGCTGTAGGGGTTAGACTTAACGGGGATGGAATATAATGAAAAATATCAGTACAATTAAGAGTAAAGTTATACTATCAGATAAAAAGATCCATAACTATACACACAGGTATTTGTTGGAAAGAGTTTGGAAAAAGGAAAGTCCTAAAGCAACTATTATAATGTTAAACCCAAGTTATGCTGACGAATTAAAGTGGGATTATTCTTCGATGAGAGTAATGAACTTTTTGATTGATCAAGGATATGGTGGTGTAAGTATAGTAAATCTTTTTTCTTGTATTGAAACAAACAGCAAAAATTTACCTCCATATAACATTAGGTATAATGCTGATACTGATAAGTATATTGCAGAAGCTGTGGCACGGAATAAGGATATAATAATAGCTTGGGGTACAAACAAAAACAGAAAGAGACGAATTCAATCGCTCAAGACCATTCTACAAAACCAAACGGAAGAGAAAAGAATATTTAGGCTAATGGATAGTGATGGTAAAATACACCATGTAAGTATTTTAAAAAAGGATATTTATTTAAAACTATTGGAAAGCTTTAATGATATTTAAGATTTCATCAGGGCTAATAACTTACTATCACAGCGGTATTTTAAATTACCTGTTGAAACTTTGGTTTAAAGTAGGTGTTGAATTAGAATCGTAACTTACGAGGTTTCAGACCCTATCAGGTGCAGCTTTGATAATGCGATATTTGTAAGGAAGGAAGAGTAAAATGAACTTTCAGTTATCCAAAGCACCGAAACTTTAAAGAACTTCTGCGAAGGCTAAAACACGAAATTTTTGCAGCTGTAGACTATCTAAAATATGAGAAGAAGCTCCGGCCAAGCCAATCTAGCCGGGGCTTCTTTAGGTTACAGTATTTTATTACAGTGACAAAACGAAAAGTGCTGTTATCAGCCTCAATCATTTGATGATTGGGGCTTTTAATGCTGTCAGAAACAATTATACAATAGTAGTAAGAAGAGGAAAAAAGAGGGATTATATCATAACATGTTGAAGGACTTTTTAGAAGTATTTTGTTTATAACAAGGGAAGAAACCAACTGCGTGTAAGGCTAATAATGTTGAAGTTTTATAACAGGTCTTGTTATAGCAATAATGGGTATTGTGTTGGATGCAAAATAGAAACAGGAGGGTTTAATATGGTTTATCACTACACATCGCCTGATGGCTTATATGCGATACTGAAGTGTAATTCCTTAAGATTTACAGACTGCCAATATATGAATGATAGATCCGAATTTATTTATATTAAAGATACTTTTTTAAAGGGGCTCAAAGAATGTGAAGGAAAATTAAAATACAAGCATTATGATAAGCTTATAGAGTTGGCATTTTCCAATAAATACGGCGAAAAAGATTTTAATTATATACCTCCAAGCAAAGATAGCCCAAAAGGGAAATTCATTACAAGCGATAAGCGTCATTATATTTTTTGCACATCAACTGCAGATGATAGTTTAGGGATGTGGAATTACTATGTAAAAGGCGAGAATTATCAGGGATATAACATTGGACTTGATACAGATTTACTGATCGCGGAAGCTGGTAAAAAAAGCCATGGAAGTTTTTGTTACGATTTGGCACATAATAATGTAATCTACGATGCAGAAAAACAAGTTTTATTACTTATAATGCTTTTGCATAATATCGATAAAGATATTTTTGATTATGCCAGTGAATATGGCGAAGAAGAATTATATAAATACTTAGAGGATTCGACGGCATATTCAATATTTTCTTGCAGATTAAGTTTTAGCTTTTATCGGTTACTATTTAAACATCCTGCCTTTGTAGATGAAAGGGAATATCGCTTTATCTTAAGCATATCTGATAACCAAATCAAAGAGAATTCATCAATATTTAAAAAAGATTATTTTGTTCGTAATGGTGTCATTACACCATGTTGCAAACTAACTTTCGACAAAGAAAGCATAAAAAACATTACTGTTTCTCCTACTATGGAGTTTCAATTGGTAAAATATTCAACTCAGATTTTTCTTGAAGAAAACGGATATGTACATAACATAGATATAAAGCAGTCCGGAATACCAATTCGATATTAAGGTGGAAAGGGGGTATTACATATGGAGAATGCGAATGTTAAAACGAGATGTTCATTATGTTTACAACTGATTAATCCTGTCGCGTTGTGAACTGCACATTATCCATACACCATAATTCTCCGGGGAATTAATTAAACATCATGGCAAGTGGATTAGAATTTACTGCAGATTGCAATTGCTGCTCATCAATATGAGTATATATCTCTGTTGTAGCAACACTTTCATGACCTAGAATTTGCTGCAATGAGCGTAGGTCTACTCTACCATATTTATACATAAGAGTTGCAGCTGTGTGCCGAAGCTTATGAGTTGATATGGAGTGCGGGTCAAGTCCGGCAGCAGTAACATATTTCTTTACAATATTTTGTACTGCTCTCGTAGTAATGCGATTGTTATTTCTGGATATAAACAGAGCTGGGGTCTCAGTATTAAGAGTTTGTCTTATCTGAAGCCATGAATTAAGTGATTTCTTAGTGGCGGGAGTTAGAAAAATTTTTCGTTCTTTATTGCCTTTACCAACAACAGTTAAAACCTCACCACTAACTTGGCCAATGTTTAAACTGGTCAGTTCGGAAAGCCGTAGTGCACAGTTGAGAAAGATGGTAAGGATGCAATGATCTCTTGGGGAACCTTTGCTTTCAATGAGAAGGCGGACAGATTCTTCTAAATTTAAG is part of the Metallumcola ferriviriculae genome and harbors:
- a CDS encoding ArsA family ATPase codes for the protein MRIILYTGKGGVGKTSIAAATAVESAEQGLKTLVVSTDPAHSLGDSFDMKLSHEPLEIKENLWAQEIDSIHEVEEGWGKVQKYLTELLTAKAVKDITTQELTVFPGMEDLLSLLRILKYYKEGRFDVIIIDCAPTGETLALLSFPEMLRWWMEKLFPMKKKAIKVVGPVAESIMKIPMPSGQVLDEIDNMYYQLDEMKQIFCDRDTTSVRIVVNPEKMVIKEAQRSFTYLNIYDFNVDAVVVNRVIPDNVTDDYFQVWKDIQKKYKEDIIDSFSPIPIYRAPLFETEVVGLDMLARMAKEVFGKENPVEIKYNGRAQKVYKDGEDYIMAIELPFMDKQDLSLNQKGDQLIIKAGKIKRNITLPRTLLNYSVTRAKFEEEVLKIWFGSDQDE
- the cobA gene encoding uroporphyrinogen-III C-methyltransferase translates to MGGKVYLVGAGPGDPDLITIKGQRCIKEADVLIYDRLVAPELLNYARPECKMIYAGKSPEKHVMNQIEINGQLLSYARQGLVVTRLKGGDPFVFGRGGEEALALAEKGIPFEVVPGVTAAVAVPAYAGIPLTHRTINSSVAIVTGNEDPQKEKSGIPWAQLAGMETLVIMMGLKNLERISLHLINEGKDPITPVAVIQWGTTSKQRTIVGTLGSIANDVRRVGITHPAVVVIGDTVKLRDQLQWVEE
- a CDS encoding precorrin-2 dehydrogenase/sirohydrochlorin ferrochelatase family protein, which produces MAARKIKALLRCGALIQVVSPSAVKYINDMAAEGRLRWIPRKYKPNDLEGITLVFCTTDYKKLNSTVANECMKLGIWVNVADSAKESTFFMPAMMYQGDLTITVSTNGASPGYAAKLRKQFEDEFGPEYKEYLLLMRRLRKRIIAEMPDQERRRAVFAALVESDLPELIKNGEANKIEERIKECISTRKFDH
- a CDS encoding IS3 family transposase (programmed frameshift), with amino-acid sequence MNQYDKNFKEEAVKLVLDLDRPVRKVAQELGIHENTLYKWIRQYKEHKGDAFPGSGNQRTEDEEIKRLKKIIDDLQEENAILKKGHGHLRKAPEIIYEFIYQHRFKFRVQKMCRVLEVSRSGYYAWLKRPESDRKRRDKYLLKKIREIHKDSRGTYGSPRITRVLQKQGVRCSPKRVARLMRENGIVAKTKRRFKATTNSKHNYPVAGNLLNQDFNVDRPNNVWVADITYIPTNEGWLYLATIQDLFNRKIVGWAMDKTMTRKLVLGALRQAHRRYRPQAGLIHHSDRGSQYASYEYQQALKDYHMVPSMSRKGNCYDNACMESFFGTLKQELIYGIRFRTRAEARQAIFEYIEVFYNRSRLHSALGYMSPVEYEQLFSQTAA
- a CDS encoding MarR family winged helix-turn-helix transcriptional regulator — protein: MTGLEDLLNLFIENAKKLFFPEEWVKLDLNFSKSEIFTMLLLDKREEITMTELVSNINSPMSTATGLIDRLVKKGYVQRDRSETDRRLVVLTLTEEGSQLIKRLKEMISEYINMIVDDLTEEEVQFLTRIILKIMQNLQTTLDNTKTKVQAEEDIKNIDIE
- a CDS encoding DUF2971 domain-containing protein — protein: MVYHYTSPDGLYAILKCNSLRFTDCQYMNDRSEFIYIKDTFLKGLKECEGKLKYKHYDKLIELAFSNKYGEKDFNYIPPSKDSPKGKFITSDKRHYIFCTSTADDSLGMWNYYVKGENYQGYNIGLDTDLLIAEAGKKSHGSFCYDLAHNNVIYDAEKQVLLLIMLLHNIDKDIFDYASEYGEEELYKYLEDSTAYSIFSCRLSFSFYRLLFKHPAFVDEREYRFILSISDNQIKENSSIFKKDYFVRNGVITPCCKLTFDKESIKNITVSPTMEFQLVKYSTQIFLEENGYVHNIDIKQSGIPIRY
- a CDS encoding DUF1643 domain-containing protein yields the protein MKNISTIKSKVILSDKKIHNYTHRYLLERVWKKESPKATIIMLNPSYADELKWDYSSMRVMNFLIDQGYGGVSIVNLFSCIETNSKNLPPYNIRYNADTDKYIAEAVARNKDIIIAWGTNKNRKRRIQSLKTILQNQTEEKRIFRLMDSDGKIHHVSILKKDIYLKLLESFNDI
- a CDS encoding tyrosine-type recombinase/integrase, whose amino-acid sequence is MIGLDFIKSIELNDMYNFISHCQIELNSSHGTRARKIVSIRQFWKYLKTKAHLIDNNIAEELETPKLPKRIPKYLNLEESVRLLIESKGSPRDHCILTIFLNCALRLSELTSLNIGQVSGEVLTVVGKGNKERKIFLTPATKKSLNSWLQIRQTLNTETPALFISRNNNRITTRAVQNIVKKYVTAAGLDPHSISTHKLRHTAATLMYKYGRVDLRSLQQILGHESVATTEIYTHIDEQQLQSAVNSNPLAMMFN
- the cobD gene encoding threonine-phosphate decarboxylase CobD, whose protein sequence is MTGNVLRKHGGNIRAVVSRYGAREYLDFSANINPLGLVSGVAKALRKGLDEIVHYPEPEDDALSHAISKFLGVRQQMVMCGNGASELIYLVARLKQVKRAVIPQPTFSEYQLAAEAAQVPIVLPNLAAAQGFQFTMQLLKEKLTAGDMLFLCNPNNPVGNVIPLREMINVIEFCEAHGVTVVVDESFRDFVSNMPSVIPYAAQYKCLVVIYSMTKFFALPGLRLGCAVADPQIMDEIKELRDPWSVNVLAQIAGKQALQEKNYIIRSKKLVETEKEYLFGGLKEVPGLQPYYPAANYIFVDVSGTGLASTALRKLLINEGIVIRDCSTYPTLNTGYIRVAVRLREENHTLLCALNKVLRDPAKVQLPEGDIQRSNAEHKNSWQSRNEIGADKG